A part of Brassica rapa cultivar Chiifu-401-42 chromosome A05, CAAS_Brap_v3.01, whole genome shotgun sequence genomic DNA contains:
- the LOC103868970 gene encoding leucine-rich repeat extensin-like protein 6 — translation MREETFLFQWRFLASCFIFFLILPQAFTYNTPPINPCSPHAPNWFPPIANPRLLKAYAALQAWKFTMTSDPNGFTSNWCGPHVCNYTGVFCAPTLDNPYLLTVAGIDLNHANIAGYLPEELGLLTDLALFHINSNRFKGQLPMSLNCLKLLHELDVSNNKLSGEFPSVVFTLPSLKFLDIRFNGFYGDIPSQLFDLNLDALFINNNNFRFRLPGNIGNSTVSVLVLANNDLQGSCVPPSFYNMGKTLHEVILTNSQISGCLNREIGLLTQLTVFDVSFNNLVGSLPETMGDMKSLEQLNIAHNKFSGYIPEGICRLPNLENFTYSYNFFSAEPPVCLRLQEFDDRRNCLPMRPIQRSPAECRSFSSYPINCASFGCSPPSPPPPPPPPPPPPPPPPPPPPPPPPPPPPPPPPPPPPPPPPSPPPYVYSSPPPPLYVYPSPPPPPYVYASPPPPPCVYPSPPPPSYVYPTPPSTLSPPVHD, via the coding sequence ATGAGAGAAGAAACTTTCTTGTTCCAATGGCGTTTCTTAGCCTCttgtttcatcttcttcctcatccttcctcaagctttcaCTTACAATACTCCTCCCATCAACCCCTGCTCCCCACATGCTCCTAATTGGTTTCCTCCCATCGCAAACCCAAGGCTCTTAAAAGCTTACGCAGCTCTTCAAGCTTGGAAATTCACTATGACTTCAGACCCAAACGGCTTCACCTCTAACTGGTGTGGTCCTCATGTTTGTAACTACACAGGCGTCTTCTGTGCACCGACTCTAGACAACCCGTACCTCTTAACCGTAGCCGGTATAGACTTAAACCATGCCAACATCGCTGGTTATCTCCCAGAAGAGCTTGGTCTCTTAACCGATCTTGCCTTATTCCATATCAATTCCAACCGGTTTAAAGGTCAACTCCCTATGTCTCTAAACTGCCTCAAACTTCTCCACGAGCTTGACGTCAGCAACAATAAACTCTCCGGCGAGTTTCCTTCCGTAGTCTTCACGTTACCTTCTTTAAAGTTTCTTGACATTAGGTTTAATGGTTTCTACGGTGATATTCCTAGCCAACTCTTTGACCTAAACCTTGACGCTCTCTTCATTAACAACAACAACTTCCGGTTTAGGCTACCGGGAAACATAGGAAACTCTACAGTTTCGGTTCTTGTCTTAGCCAACAACGATCTCCAAGGATCTTGTGTACCTCCGAGTTTCTACAACATGGGGAAAACGTTACACGAGGTCATTCTCACGAATAGTCAGATTAGCGGTTGTTTAAACCGAGAGATCGGTTTGCTAACCCAGTTGACGGTTTTTGACGTGAGTTTTAATAACTTGGTCGGTTCTTTGCCGGAGACTATGGGTGATATGAAGAGTTTGGAGCAGTTAAACATCGCTCATAACAAATTCTCCGGCTACATTCCGGAGGGCATCTGCCGACTACCGAACCTCGAGAACTTCACTTACTCGTATAACTTTTTCTCCGCCGAGCCACCGGTTTGTCTGAGGCTTCAGGAGTTTGACGACCGTAGAAACTGTTTACCGATGAGGCCAATCCAACGGTCCCCCGCCGAGTGTAGATCTTTTTCTTCATATCCTATTAATTGTGCTTCCTTTGGCTGCTCTCCGCCTagtcctccaccaccaccaccgcctcctccaccaccgccaccaccaccgcctcctccaccaccgccaccaccaccaccgcctcctccaccaccgccaccaccaccgcctcctccaccacctccgTCACCACCACCATATGTGTATTCATCGCCTCCTCCGCCACTATACGTGTATCCTTCCCCTCCTCCGCCACCATATGTGTATGCGtcacctcctcctccaccatgTGTTTATCCGTCACCTCCTCCGCCATCATATGTGTATCCTACACCTCCGAGTACTCTATCACCGCCGGTGCATGACTAA